A section of the Cuniculiplasma divulgatum genome encodes:
- a CDS encoding RNA 2'-phosphotransferase, with amino-acid sequence MGEELRVCQRDGPFRGSQCPVCGARGKVLMHENEVEGVGRILAGMLRHFPENYGIRLNDHGWVKIYTIIPVIRAQKRNFWWLTPFHVEALVMTDPKGRYQINDRGEIRAAYGHTIPINVDDMPTDVPAKLYYQTTDEELEFIRETGISPSDKSWIHLSLTARQAFVSGLFHIDSPAVVDIDAAALEEAGYPVYRATEDVFLVGEIPPQFVGGKISETFELTPEEKEEIAQVRERMERRMNRDSSQ; translated from the coding sequence ATGGGCGAGGAACTCAGGGTATGCCAGAGGGATGGCCCCTTCAGGGGAAGCCAGTGCCCTGTCTGTGGTGCAAGGGGAAAGGTGCTGATGCATGAGAACGAGGTTGAGGGAGTGGGAAGGATACTTGCAGGAATGCTCAGGCATTTCCCTGAGAACTACGGCATACGCCTCAATGACCACGGCTGGGTGAAGATATACACCATTATTCCAGTTATAAGGGCTCAGAAAAGGAACTTCTGGTGGCTCACGCCTTTCCATGTGGAGGCGCTGGTGATGACCGATCCAAAGGGCAGGTACCAGATAAACGACCGCGGAGAGATCAGGGCCGCATACGGCCACACCATCCCCATCAATGTGGACGATATGCCAACAGACGTGCCGGCAAAGCTTTATTACCAGACCACTGACGAGGAGCTTGAGTTCATAAGGGAAACAGGAATAAGCCCCTCCGACAAGAGCTGGATACACCTGTCACTCACCGCCCGCCAGGCCTTCGTGTCCGGTCTGTTCCATATCGATTCGCCTGCAGTTGTTGATATAGATGCTGCTGCGCTGGAAGAGGCAGGGTACCCTGTCTACAGGGCAACAGAGGATGTTTTCCTGGTTGGCGAGATTCCGCCACAATTCGTTGGAGGCAAGATATCTGAAACCTTTGAGCTCACTCCGGAGGAGAAGGAGGAAATCGCCCAGGTGAGGGAACGAATGGAAAGAAGGATGAACAGGGATTCTTCCCAGTAA
- a CDS encoding NAD(P)-binding protein, with protein sequence MNIGEPGSIGNVPIRNRIVMAPMISNLADPDGNTNENHIAYLEERARGGTGLIITEYTYVDSENSRGSRNEAGVYSYDFIPKFRRLTERIHMHGSRVFMQLVHAGGKAFLDTNRESPMAPSAVDYVGYTPREMTVNDIDSVVSSFIRAAGFARRANFDGIELHGAHGYLLQEFLSPALNLRSDRYGGSFENRLRIVQDIIDGIRQQEDIALGIRLSLYEDDSDGYGPDYGLKIAESLKGIDYVHFSAGRFAPPGSSSSFYSPRTHILERLPRKANLTTMVVGSVTSLQDAQKVLEKADFVSVGRAELADPYFAEKLLNAPHTLRPCIRCNQACRDLGFGEVRCTVNPDTGLESVRKPAIRLSGDIAIAGAGVSGLEAALTAAKSGMKVTLYEASDRIGGQLLQIWDRWKKFETGRLVDYYSTVLQRMGVEIITGEKFSGDGLYCLPATVYPDLPDQEEIVIDSNIYRYHDDALRISANHEVIMTERSLSSLDRVRQAAYRDIAEKAGISIVRKADRDPDVSIMQRHQYDILQAMMWGRESFRKYVEGRSSDYL encoded by the coding sequence ATGAATATAGGAGAACCAGGTTCGATTGGAAATGTCCCCATAAGGAACAGGATAGTCATGGCGCCCATGATATCCAACCTCGCAGATCCGGACGGCAATACCAATGAAAACCACATTGCGTATCTTGAGGAAAGAGCCAGAGGCGGCACAGGCCTCATAATAACAGAATACACATATGTGGACAGCGAAAATTCCCGTGGTTCAAGGAATGAAGCCGGTGTGTACAGCTATGACTTCATACCTAAATTCAGGAGGCTCACGGAGCGCATCCACATGCATGGAAGCAGGGTGTTCATGCAGCTTGTCCATGCCGGCGGAAAGGCTTTTCTGGACACAAACAGGGAATCCCCCATGGCTCCATCCGCAGTGGATTATGTGGGATACACTCCAAGGGAAATGACAGTAAATGACATAGATTCGGTAGTGTCATCCTTCATCAGGGCTGCCGGATTTGCCAGGAGGGCTAACTTTGACGGAATTGAGCTGCACGGGGCACATGGTTACCTGCTGCAGGAGTTCCTGTCGCCGGCGCTGAACCTCAGGTCAGACCGGTATGGCGGATCATTCGAGAACCGCCTCAGGATCGTCCAGGACATAATTGACGGCATCAGGCAGCAGGAAGATATTGCACTTGGCATCAGGCTGAGCCTCTATGAGGATGATTCGGACGGATACGGGCCTGATTATGGCCTGAAAATTGCTGAATCCCTCAAAGGGATTGACTACGTGCATTTCTCCGCGGGCCGTTTTGCCCCACCCGGATCTTCGTCATCATTCTACAGCCCCAGAACACACATTCTGGAAAGGTTACCCAGGAAGGCAAACCTGACCACCATGGTGGTTGGGTCCGTCACCAGCCTGCAGGACGCGCAGAAGGTCCTGGAGAAGGCGGACTTTGTCTCCGTGGGTAGAGCTGAACTGGCTGATCCGTACTTTGCTGAGAAGCTGCTGAATGCCCCCCATACACTGAGGCCATGCATAAGGTGCAACCAGGCGTGCAGGGACCTGGGTTTTGGCGAAGTCAGGTGCACAGTGAATCCCGATACTGGCCTGGAATCTGTCAGGAAGCCCGCAATCAGGCTATCAGGTGATATTGCAATAGCCGGAGCCGGTGTCAGCGGCCTTGAGGCGGCCCTTACTGCTGCAAAATCCGGCATGAAGGTTACGCTGTATGAAGCCAGTGACAGGATCGGGGGGCAGCTTCTGCAGATCTGGGACAGATGGAAAAAGTTCGAGACCGGAAGGCTTGTGGATTATTACAGCACGGTTCTGCAGAGGATGGGCGTGGAAATAATAACCGGGGAAAAATTCAGCGGGGACGGCCTCTACTGCCTGCCAGCCACGGTTTACCCTGATTTACCGGATCAGGAGGAGATAGTCATAGATTCAAACATATACCGGTACCATGACGACGCCCTGAGGATCAGTGCCAATCATGAGGTCATAATGACTGAAAGGAGCCTGTCAAGCCTGGATCGCGTCAGGCAGGCAGCATACAGGGACATAGCAGAGAAAGCGGGAATAAGCATAGTCCGAAAGGCAGACAGGGACCCTGATGTATCAATAATGCAGAGGCACCAGTATGACATACTGCAGGCCATGATGTGGGGCAGGGAATCATTCCGGAAATATGTGGAAGGGAGGTCAAGCGATTATCTCTAG